The proteins below come from a single Oxyura jamaicensis isolate SHBP4307 breed ruddy duck chromosome 1, BPBGC_Ojam_1.0, whole genome shotgun sequence genomic window:
- the STYXL2 gene encoding inactive dual specificity phosphatase 27: protein MASGGDSDSEQVVPDEEEEGPDVKAVQAHYLRSPSPSRYSIISDTDTESIFMDPIHLSSAVAAKQIINEELKTKDIKVDAVCPRMLESAQQLMVEDLYNRVKEKIDDTSLFNTPCVMDLQRALVKDRLETPRDAVDEVWPNVFIAEKSVAVNKSRLKRLGITHVLNAAHGTGVYTGPGFYNGLNIQYMGIEVDDFPDMDISKHFRPAAEFLDEALLTYRGKILVTSEMGISRSAVLVAAYLMIYHHMTILEALMTLRKKRAIYPNDGFLKQLRELNEQLLEERELDHTGDEDVTPSQSPVAHAGMSSRLSGVGDSESVMGAKAHSITVEEEDTSSMLGSLRSSSSVGKTSWASKHSTFISEEEEEQLYEEWRKKEGLSVKESTINHGRRTSPTLLAQEGEQSEEDVEQRIHDWQRRNEKYQMGGPPREEDGDSRMGGRPSPSADFNDVESVSSFEIRTLKQQLEASSFSRMRRSCTDSVSSESTWDMWNQRLLEIEKEAAQRYHSKNKNTGERRSSETGREERDVDEESVFSDSSSFYNFCQKNKDKLTPLERWKVKRIQFGFHKKDLESSSSSAPSPAEDGRQADGEETEGKSLSDINLSAYQAWKMKRQKKVGSESKEEFVEFAKSEDSASAKKKQRRIELLERSKKILEESQSMCSWETDSTISGNIPLSAFWSSAPSANGAEDAASTLSMQTNHSSLSQTRSSTGAMQPSTILPNLQVGPGDTISMASIQNWIANVVNETIAQKQNEIMMLSRPSSAMASSIMSGDLGRRTDDDKVSLLSAQSGSSLAASQLRQQDMQRAESQSVLSCNSSASARTDGTSSNTKTTQTSKPLYSLFADDVDLKKIRRKEKEMQMEMREKMSDYQIEKLVRDNKRSTLFKKKVTKGEENEIEDDTESTRSSHRQPLQADLDRNDTIFALSSQSANTGAQKSELETDITKWLSGLKAEKESSYHDRSEKSREKYSRSSKVREMDSETSSYRFSRSQREELDSCSSYESKGDSLRTMSRFSSASAKEDKKLYTFTRSRVSETSSGERSPELHGFSQTPEPSFDSESPEPSTQSRVRSHHVEACEEEARSDVSEFGAKRKFTQSFSKSEEDGKKEAKVELSEERFASRQFSQYRRNMRKEEEEEMDDDAIIAAWRSRLEETTAKLRRRKEE from the exons ATGGCCAGCGGCGGAGACTCGGACAGCGAGCAGGTGGTGCCcgatgaggaggaggagggcccAGACGTGAAGGCGGTGCAGGCCCACTATCTCCGCAGCCCCTCGCCCAGCCG GTATTCGATAATATCGGACACTGATACAGAGAGCATCTTCATGGATCCTATCCATCTGTCATCTGCTGTGGCTGCCAAACAAATAATCAATGAAG AACTAAAGACAAAGGACATCAAGGTAGATGCAGTGTGTCCCAGGATGTTAGAGTCTGCACAGCAGTTGATGGTGGAAGACCTGTACAACCGAGTTAAGGAAAAGATTGATGACACCAGCTTGTTTAACACACCGTGTGTGATGGACTTGCAGAGGGCACTTGTGAAGGACAGGCTGGAGACccccagagatgctgtggatGAAGTCTGGCCTAATGTCTTCATAGCAGAAAA AAGTGTCGCAGTGAACAAAAGCCGTCTGAAAAGACTGGGGATCACACATGTCTTGAATGCAGCTCATGGTACAGGTGTATACACAGGACCAGGCTTCTACAATGGTCTGAATATCCAATACATGGGCATCGAAGTGGATGATTTTCCAGATATGGATATCTCCAAACACTTCCGTCCAGCTGCAGAGTTCCTGGATGAAGCACTGCTGACTTACAGGG GAAAAATCCTTGTCACCAGTGAAATGGGAATCAGTCgctcagctgtgctggtggctgcttACCTGATGATCTACCACCATATGACCATTCTGGAAGCTCTGATGACTCTGAGAAAGAAGCGTGCCATTTACCCCAACGATGGCTTTCTCAAACAGCTAAGGGAGCTCAACGAGCAGTTGTTGGAGGAACGAGAGTTGGATCATACTGGAGATGAAGATGTCACTCCTAGTCAAAGTCCTGTTGCCCACGCAGGGATGTCTTCCCGGCTGTCTGGAGTTGGGGACTCAGAAAGCGTCATGGGAGCCAAAGCCCATTCCATCACGGTAGAAGAGGAGGACACCAGCAGCATGCTAGGTAGTCTTAGGAGCTCTTCATCAGTGGGAAAAACCAGCTGGGCTTCAAAACACTCCACCTTCATcagtgaggaggaagaggaacagTTGTATGAGGaatggaggaagaaagaaggtcTGTCTGTAAAGGAGTCAACAATTAACCATGGAAGAAGAACATCTCCAACGCTTCTGGCTCAGGAAGGGGAACAATCTGAGGAGGATGTAGAACAGAGAATCCACGACTGGCAGCgcagaaatgagaaataccAAATGGGGGGTCCACCCAGGGAGGAGGATGGAGATTCCAGAATGGGAGGAAGACCTTCCCCATCAGCTGACTTTAATGATGTTGAGAGTGTGAGCAGTTTTGAGATCCGAACCCTAAAACAACAGCTAGAAGCCAGTAGCTTTAGCAGGATGAGGAGGAGCTGCACAGACTCTGTGTCTTCTGAGAGCACCTGGGACATGTGGAACCAGAGGCTCCTGGAGATTGAGAAGGAAGCTGCTCAAAGGTATCAttctaagaataaaaatactggGGAGAGGCGATCCTCAGAAacaggaagagaggagagggatgTGGATGAGGAAAGTGTGTTTTCAGACAGTAGTTCCTTTTATAATTTCTGCcaaaagaacaaagacaagTTGACTCCTCTAGAAAGGTGGAAAGTCAAGAGGATCCAGTTTGGCTTTCACAAGAAGGATTTAGAATCATCCTCATCTTCTGCACCATCTCCAGCTGAAGATGGCAGACAGGCAGATGGAGAGGAGACTGAAGGAAAGAGTTTGTCAGATATTAACCTGAGTGCTTACCAAGCTTGGAAAATGAAGCGGCAGAAGAAGGTGGGCAGTGAAAGCAAGGAGGAATTTGTGGAGTTTGCCAAAAGTGAAGATTCTGCTTCAGCTAAAAAGAAGCAGAGGCGTATAGAGCTACTTGAACGTTCAAAGAAAATCTTAGAAGAAAGCCAGTCCATGTGCAGCTGGGAGACAGACAGTACAATCAGTGGGAATATCCCACTGTCAGCTTTCTGGAGCTCAGCACCTTCTGCAAATGGTGCTGAGGATGCAGCTTCTACACTGAGCATGCAGACAAATCATTCATCTTTATCCCAGACCAGGAGCAGCACCGGGGCAATGCAGCCGAGTACAATCCTTCCCAATCTCCAGGTTGGCCCAGGTGACACAATATCCATGGCAAGCATTCAGAACTGGATTGCTAATGTGGTCAATGAAACCATTGctcaaaagcaaaatgagataATGATGCTGTCCCGTCCGTCGTCTGCAATGGCCTCCAGCATAATGTCAGGAGACCTTGGCAGGCGTACAGATGATGATAAGGTTTCCCTTCTCAGTGCTCAGAGTGGCTCATCTCTTGCTGCCTCTCAGCTCCGCCAGCAGGACATGCAGAGGGCTGAGTCTCAGTCTGTCCTGTCTTGCAATTCCTCGGCAAGTGCAAGGACAGACGGGACTAGTTCAAACACAAAGACTACACAAACAAGCAAGCCACTGTACAGCCTCTTTGCTGATGATGTTGACCTAAAGAAGatcaggaggaaggagaaggagatgcaaatggaaatgagagagaaaatgtcaGATTATCAAATTGAAAAGCTGGTCAGAGACAATAAACGCAgcactttgtttaaaaaaaaggtgaccaaaggagaggaaaatgaaatagaagatGACACAGAGAGTACAAGAAGTAGCCACAGGCAACCTTTGCAAGCAGATCTTGACAGAAATGATACAATCTTTGCTCTGTCCAGTCAATCTGCAAACACAGGTGCACAAAAGTCAGAACTAGAGACTGATATTACAAAGTGGCTCAGTggcctgaaagcagaaaaagaatcatCATATCATGATCGCAGTGAGAAGTCTAGAGAGAAATATAGCAGGTCATCCAAAGTTAGAGAGATGGATTCTGAAACATCCAGTTACAGATTCTCAAGATCCCAAAGAGAAGAGCTAGACAGCTGTTCCTCCTATGAGTCAAAAGGAGATTCACTGAGAACCATGTCAagattttcctctgcttctgcaAAAGAGGACAAAAAGTTGTACACATTCACAAGGTCAAGGGTTAGTGAGACAAGTTCTGGAGAaaggagcccagagctgcatgGTTTCAGCCAAACTCCTGAACCCTCCTTTGACTCTGAATCACCTGAACCATCCACGCAGAGTCGAGTCAGATCTCATCACGTGGAGGCGTGTGAAGAGGAGGCCAGATCAGATGTGTCAGAATTTGGAGCTAAGAGAAAGTTCACCCAGAGCTTTTCAAAGTCTGAAGaggatggaaagaaagaggcaaaagTGGAACTAAGTGAAGAAAGATTTGCATCTAGACAGTTCTCTCAATACAGGAGAAACATGCgtaaagaggaggaagaagaaatggatGATGATGCTATTATTGCTGCTTGGAGAAGCCGACTAGAAGAAACTACTGCAAAGCTCCGGCGGAGAAAGGAAGAGTGA